In Symmachiella dynata, the following are encoded in one genomic region:
- a CDS encoding DNA-3-methyladenine glycosylase family protein, whose protein sequence is MSFPEPQLKQARLHLRRVDPVMRSLIDAVGPPVLKLRPQRFQMLVRSIIAQQISTMAARSIRRRFDQLVGPGTTTAEKVARLSPAEMRTAGISLQKAMYLHDLAAKVLDGTVRLRTVGRMSDDEVIAELVQVKGIGIWTSQMFLMFCLGRPDVFPHGDLGIRNAMKSLYRLEDLPDRTTSEELSAPWRPHATIASWYLWRSHDLKTGAADGPDIFPC, encoded by the coding sequence ATGTCATTCCCTGAACCACAATTGAAACAAGCGCGTTTGCATCTGCGGCGAGTTGATCCGGTGATGCGTTCGTTGATCGATGCGGTTGGGCCGCCGGTGTTGAAGTTGCGGCCGCAGCGGTTTCAGATGTTGGTGCGTTCGATCATTGCGCAGCAGATTTCGACCATGGCGGCGCGGAGTATTCGCCGGCGGTTTGATCAACTTGTTGGCCCCGGCACCACTACGGCGGAAAAGGTGGCGCGGCTTTCGCCTGCTGAAATGCGGACGGCGGGGATTTCGCTGCAGAAGGCGATGTACCTGCATGATTTGGCGGCCAAGGTGCTCGACGGTACGGTGCGATTGCGGACCGTGGGGCGGATGAGCGATGACGAGGTGATTGCCGAATTGGTGCAGGTCAAGGGGATCGGCATCTGGACGTCGCAGATGTTTTTGATGTTCTGCCTGGGGCGGCCGGATGTCTTTCCGCACGGCGATTTGGGAATTCGCAATGCGATGAAAAGTCTGTATCGTCTTGAGGATTTACCCGACCGGACGACCAGCGAAGAACTCTCCGCCCCCTGGCGACCGCATGCGACGATAGCCAGTTGGTACTTGTGGCGGAGTCACGACCTCAAAACAGGCGCAGCGGACGGGCCGGATATTTTTCCCTGTTAG
- a CDS encoding TolB family protein, whose product MRRHLSLLTLTGWLVLPFLMGGCSEQVREDRTITFSDNGKAAGFQHGGEGVFVTNSQTGALEKVFQPDEFTLATSTPLWAPDNKRMLFTTAVERQTDPDAPPPGPVAAIPWDIAPEGRAFLKQPIRYTCWLRTETADADTSKPVALFEADCLHTGYVAANLAVRWHPGGQKVLYVKQVDEHHHGVYEFDLETRASRRVFPHAASAVIFDYSPDGKYLVCLAAANEEPPSRHGMWISETDGANWWRVPQTAIGEDQDGLVSIEKLRAARPAWSRQAAQFAFITSSTPDENQTEYVLYVGNAESREVRPLLTDSKRLAQLHWAPDGKRLGIVTGEKSPSLQFVALDGTRSMPINVRPVRKFAGWNAAGDQLAYVAPEAFSRTLGDSYWAMAFFPQPLARDVIYVAPGNGSATGDAVFSGMRVTFPHWSPTEEKLSVWFTYTPTYRSLLTEFLRWGLQQGDPAAIFDVETGDIEWMTVNAAEKAQVGHYHLLQKNYDEALKWYEQAAAELPPEIPPESDSMFRPFVGLQNFAFFHYYCLDKLGRTEEAAAKLADFERTFFPPPAEISATATPEEQQLVADQNQWLEEQTSMPRLLRNLYIAEVFLSLEAAADAETFFRAALETAPHKNAGLADAIVLSQILLVRQKTAEYADFATNTLAPLVQQTFHFEQYGPAAEDRALMLLPEHLAVTSLVPMFSTEFVAGLTAEQVGALVPQWETLREQSDHDTAKMGCDLFLKAAYQRLDRPADQRRVEQDLAKNPQREKLLPEGGIDELVSEFRKVIARQTP is encoded by the coding sequence ATGCGCCGACACCTCTCCTTGCTCACGTTGACCGGTTGGTTGGTACTCCCTTTTTTAATGGGAGGCTGCAGCGAGCAAGTGCGGGAAGACCGTACGATCACGTTTTCCGACAACGGAAAGGCGGCCGGTTTCCAACATGGAGGCGAGGGGGTGTTTGTCACCAACTCGCAAACCGGTGCGTTGGAGAAAGTCTTCCAACCAGACGAATTCACGCTCGCGACCAGCACGCCGTTGTGGGCGCCCGACAATAAACGGATGTTGTTCACGACAGCCGTTGAGCGGCAAACCGACCCCGACGCGCCGCCTCCCGGTCCGGTCGCCGCCATTCCGTGGGACATCGCACCAGAAGGCCGCGCGTTTTTAAAACAGCCGATTCGTTACACCTGTTGGTTGCGCACGGAAACTGCCGATGCGGACACGTCGAAACCAGTCGCCTTGTTCGAGGCCGATTGCCTGCACACGGGATACGTCGCTGCAAATCTGGCAGTCCGTTGGCATCCCGGCGGGCAGAAGGTGTTGTACGTCAAACAGGTCGATGAACATCATCACGGAGTCTATGAATTTGACCTCGAAACCCGTGCGTCGCGGCGCGTCTTTCCGCATGCGGCTTCCGCGGTCATTTTTGATTATTCTCCTGATGGAAAATATCTCGTCTGTCTGGCGGCGGCGAATGAAGAACCACCGTCGCGGCATGGGATGTGGATCAGCGAAACCGACGGCGCGAATTGGTGGCGCGTGCCGCAGACTGCCATTGGAGAGGATCAAGATGGGTTGGTCTCGATTGAAAAACTCCGTGCCGCTCGCCCAGCTTGGTCCCGGCAAGCAGCGCAGTTTGCGTTTATCACCTCTTCGACGCCGGACGAAAACCAAACGGAGTATGTGCTGTACGTTGGCAACGCCGAGTCGCGTGAAGTGCGTCCCCTCCTGACCGACTCCAAACGACTGGCTCAATTGCATTGGGCGCCCGACGGTAAGCGATTGGGAATCGTGACTGGTGAGAAATCGCCCTCATTGCAGTTTGTTGCGTTGGACGGCACGCGATCAATGCCGATTAACGTCCGCCCGGTGCGAAAATTTGCTGGCTGGAATGCAGCGGGGGATCAATTGGCCTATGTTGCTCCAGAAGCATTCTCACGCACGCTGGGTGACAGCTATTGGGCGATGGCGTTTTTCCCTCAGCCGTTGGCGCGCGATGTGATCTATGTTGCTCCCGGGAATGGAAGCGCAACAGGCGATGCGGTCTTTTCCGGCATGCGGGTCACGTTTCCGCATTGGTCGCCGACCGAAGAAAAACTTTCGGTGTGGTTCACGTACACACCGACGTATCGCTCGTTGCTCACAGAGTTTCTCAGGTGGGGACTGCAACAGGGCGATCCGGCAGCGATTTTTGATGTTGAAACTGGCGACATCGAGTGGATGACGGTCAATGCTGCTGAGAAAGCACAGGTGGGACACTATCACCTGTTGCAAAAAAATTATGACGAAGCACTGAAGTGGTACGAACAAGCGGCGGCGGAACTTCCTCCTGAAATTCCGCCCGAATCGGACTCGATGTTTCGGCCGTTTGTTGGACTACAGAATTTTGCGTTCTTTCATTACTACTGTCTCGACAAATTGGGCCGCACCGAGGAGGCGGCGGCGAAGTTGGCGGATTTTGAACGCACGTTTTTCCCGCCCCCTGCTGAAATCTCTGCAACAGCAACGCCCGAAGAGCAGCAACTGGTGGCGGATCAAAATCAGTGGTTGGAGGAACAGACGTCGATGCCGCGCTTGCTGCGCAATTTGTACATCGCCGAAGTCTTCTTGAGTCTAGAGGCCGCTGCTGACGCCGAAACGTTTTTCCGCGCCGCTCTGGAAACTGCTCCGCACAAAAATGCCGGGCTGGCCGATGCGATCGTGCTGTCGCAAATCTTGCTGGTGCGTCAAAAGACGGCGGAGTATGCTGACTTTGCCACAAACACCTTAGCTCCGCTGGTCCAACAGACGTTCCATTTTGAACAGTATGGCCCCGCGGCCGAAGACCGTGCCCTGATGCTATTGCCGGAGCATCTCGCGGTGACATCGCTCGTGCCGATGTTCTCTACTGAGTTTGTCGCAGGGCTGACCGCTGAACAGGTGGGCGCGCTCGTGCCCCAATGGGAAACGCTTCGCGAACAGTCTGATCACGACACGGCAAAAATGGGGTGCGACTTATTTCTAAAAGCGGCCTATCAACGATTGGACCGCCCCGCGGATCAGCGGCGCGTCGAACAGGATCTTGCGAAGAATCCCCAGCGGGAGAAATTGCTCCCCGAAGGTGGGATTGATGAACTCGTAAGCGAGTTCCGCAAAGTGATCGCTAGGCAAACCCCTTAA
- the hisF gene encoding imidazole glycerol phosphate synthase subunit HisF produces the protein MLAKRIIPCLDVHGGRVVKGTNFVNLRDAGDPVAVAARYEEEGADELVFLDITASHEERDILVDIVQRTAEVIFMPLTVGGGIRNLDDIRTLLNAGCDKVSINSMAVKDPEFIRQAARRFGSQCIVVNIDPKRVDREGEEFWEVFINGGRVPTGLQAVEWAREVEALGAGEIVLTSMDADGTKDGYDLPITRAVAEAVKIPIVASGGAGCPEHLFRAVTDGKADAALAASIFHYGEYSIPETKAYLAERGVIVRPNPVLPG, from the coding sequence ATGCTGGCCAAACGGATTATTCCCTGTCTCGACGTGCATGGCGGACGCGTGGTCAAAGGGACCAACTTTGTCAATCTGCGCGATGCGGGCGATCCTGTTGCCGTAGCGGCGCGGTATGAAGAGGAGGGGGCCGACGAGTTGGTGTTTTTGGATATCACCGCCAGCCACGAGGAACGCGATATTCTGGTCGATATCGTACAGCGGACTGCGGAGGTGATTTTCATGCCGTTGACCGTCGGCGGCGGAATTCGCAATTTGGACGACATTCGCACGCTGCTCAATGCGGGATGTGATAAAGTTTCGATCAATTCCATGGCGGTCAAAGATCCGGAATTCATTCGCCAAGCAGCTCGGCGATTCGGCAGCCAGTGCATTGTGGTGAACATTGATCCCAAGCGAGTCGATCGGGAGGGTGAGGAGTTTTGGGAAGTGTTCATCAACGGCGGACGCGTACCAACCGGCTTGCAGGCGGTCGAATGGGCGCGTGAAGTCGAGGCGCTTGGGGCGGGGGAAATCGTGTTGACGTCGATGGATGCCGACGGAACCAAGGATGGCTACGACTTGCCGATCACCCGAGCCGTAGCTGAAGCAGTGAAGATTCCGATTGTTGCCAGTGGGGGCGCGGGTTGTCCTGAACATCTTTTTCGTGCGGTAACCGACGGCAAAGCAGATGCGGCATTGGCGGCCAGTATCTTTCACTATGGGGAATATTCGATTCCGGAAACCAAGGCCTATTTGGCCGAACGTGGTGTTATTGTGCGGCCCAATCCGGTTTTGCCGGGTTAG
- a CDS encoding PilT/PilU family type 4a pilus ATPase: MPSVTGPAGDLEVNKLFRQLIKFEGSDLHLKVGKPPILRIKGTLRELQMDILTKEKMEQLCFAMMDDRAKRIFDVDGGADFAHIVEYEGEDWRFRVNLFIQMGHVGMVSRKVERFIPNFAGLNLPPIMEKLCQYDQGMVLLAGVTGSGKSTTIASMLDWINERKRKHILTIEDPIEFVYTENKSLINQREVGIDVKDFEIAMKHAVRQDPDIMLVGEMRDKETFSTAMHAAETGHLVFGTIHASTAPSTIGRILDLFPQDMHTALRSSMGFNLNAIVAQKLLPTIRENPKRVPTVEIMTMNPTIRKLVIEEMDEKLPDAIIIGRQEGMQTFNDSLKYFIDHEFISRATAFEVSPNVEQLKMILKGIEVKSRGIL; the protein is encoded by the coding sequence ATGCCTTCGGTCACCGGTCCTGCCGGCGATTTAGAAGTCAATAAGCTTTTTCGTCAGTTGATCAAATTTGAGGGGTCGGACTTGCACCTCAAGGTGGGCAAGCCGCCGATCTTGCGGATCAAGGGAACGCTCCGCGAATTGCAGATGGACATTCTGACGAAGGAGAAGATGGAGCAACTCTGCTTCGCCATGATGGACGATCGGGCCAAGCGGATTTTCGACGTCGACGGCGGTGCGGACTTTGCCCATATCGTGGAATACGAAGGGGAAGACTGGCGTTTCCGTGTGAACCTGTTTATTCAAATGGGTCATGTGGGCATGGTTTCGCGGAAAGTCGAGCGGTTTATTCCCAACTTCGCGGGCTTGAACCTGCCCCCGATTATGGAAAAGCTGTGTCAATACGACCAAGGCATGGTGCTGCTGGCCGGTGTGACGGGAAGTGGCAAAAGTACGACGATCGCCTCGATGTTGGACTGGATCAACGAGCGGAAACGCAAACACATTTTAACGATCGAAGACCCGATCGAATTTGTGTATACGGAAAATAAAAGTTTGATCAACCAGCGCGAAGTGGGGATCGACGTCAAGGACTTTGAGATCGCCATGAAACATGCTGTCCGGCAAGATCCGGACATCATGCTAGTGGGCGAAATGCGGGACAAGGAAACTTTCTCGACCGCTATGCACGCGGCCGAAACGGGTCACTTGGTCTTTGGAACCATCCACGCCTCGACCGCTCCCAGTACCATTGGCCGGATTTTGGATCTATTTCCACAGGACATGCATACGGCCTTGCGTAGTAGTATGGGGTTCAACCTCAACGCGATCGTCGCTCAGAAGTTATTGCCGACCATTCGCGAGAATCCCAAGCGAGTCCCGACTGTGGAAATCATGACCATGAATCCCACAATTCGCAAATTGGTGATCGAAGAGATGGATGAAAAGCTGCCCGATGCCATCATCATCGGCCGTCAAGAAGGCATGCAGACCTTCAACGACAGTTTGAAATATTTCATCGACCATGAATTCATCAGCCGTGCCACCGCCTTTGAAGTCTCGCCCAACGTGGAACAATTGAAGATGATCCTCAAAGGCATCGAAGTCAAATCGCGGGGGATTTTGTAA
- a CDS encoding GspE/PulE family protein: MFKSLFVSCLICMGMWASLPAVAQAEPADSFIATAPIAPVIAQLPTTPTKLTGPTAYPVVPGRRFYRGNNPIRPEVGGYLNLLRLIPIVGLLVLWVWSTYWIDQDSRGLKLDAAQWNAIALLSGVAAFLLVLVLPHFGIGFLAMSLLYAVPLGLYIRERNGRVPENSKVMTPRHIEKVVRRQLGRLGIDMGNRNTREESIGPPIEFMGKSVSGLGGDEGRSRQVENSKGYLAAKELVYDAILRRSTDIHLEPMKDQVATRYRVDGVMYPAEPFDRAVGDAVINIFKVLGAMDITERRRPQDGSFSADLEGRQIDFRVATQGTQAGEKLSLRILDQANSVSQLAHLGLRKQVQKSLANIIHQPHGLLLSCGPTGAGKSTTLFAALNEIDSYQRNIITVEDPVEYRLENVSQIEINSKSGQNFATSLRSILRQDPDVLMVGEIRDGETAKIACQAANTGHMVFSTIHANDTFTALFRLLDLGVEPFVVSTSITAILGQRLVRKLCPDCKEAYKPSTELLKKANLAPGKIEAFYRPPTNPQYECPSCNGLGFRGRIGVFELLVITDRIRDMIRENPSMSAIKAEARKEGILYMQEEGLRLVVHGATSMQELLRVIK, translated from the coding sequence GTGTTCAAATCCCTTTTCGTTAGCTGTCTCATCTGCATGGGGATGTGGGCCAGCCTACCTGCGGTCGCCCAGGCTGAGCCTGCCGATTCGTTCATTGCAACAGCCCCCATCGCTCCCGTCATTGCCCAGTTGCCCACGACGCCGACCAAACTGACCGGACCAACTGCCTATCCGGTCGTTCCCGGTCGACGGTTTTATCGCGGCAATAATCCCATTCGCCCGGAGGTCGGGGGATACCTCAACCTGCTGCGGCTGATTCCGATTGTAGGACTATTGGTCCTTTGGGTCTGGTCGACCTATTGGATCGACCAGGACAGTCGTGGATTGAAACTGGATGCCGCGCAGTGGAACGCGATTGCGCTCTTGTCCGGTGTGGCCGCCTTTTTGTTGGTCTTAGTGCTGCCGCATTTTGGGATCGGTTTTTTGGCGATGTCGCTGTTGTATGCGGTTCCGCTGGGGTTATACATCCGCGAACGCAATGGCCGCGTTCCGGAAAACTCAAAAGTGATGACGCCCCGCCACATTGAAAAAGTGGTCCGTCGGCAACTGGGGCGGCTCGGTATCGACATGGGCAACCGCAACACCCGCGAAGAATCGATCGGCCCGCCGATTGAATTCATGGGCAAATCGGTGTCCGGGTTGGGGGGAGACGAAGGTCGTTCCCGGCAGGTCGAAAACTCCAAAGGCTATTTGGCCGCCAAAGAGCTGGTCTACGACGCCATCTTGCGGCGCTCGACCGACATTCACCTGGAACCGATGAAAGATCAAGTCGCCACCCGGTATCGCGTCGACGGGGTCATGTACCCCGCTGAACCGTTCGATCGCGCGGTGGGCGATGCCGTGATTAACATCTTTAAGGTGTTGGGCGCCATGGATATCACCGAGCGTCGCCGCCCGCAAGACGGTAGTTTTTCCGCCGATTTAGAAGGGCGGCAAATTGACTTTCGTGTGGCAACACAAGGCACGCAAGCCGGCGAAAAGCTCAGTTTGCGGATTCTCGATCAAGCCAACTCCGTCAGTCAACTGGCCCATCTGGGACTACGCAAACAGGTCCAAAAAAGCCTCGCAAATATCATTCATCAACCGCACGGTTTGCTGCTGAGTTGCGGTCCCACGGGAGCAGGGAAGTCGACCACGCTGTTCGCTGCCCTGAACGAGATTGATTCCTATCAGCGAAACATCATCACCGTCGAGGACCCGGTGGAATACCGTTTGGAAAACGTCTCACAGATTGAGATTAACAGTAAATCGGGACAGAACTTCGCCACGTCCTTACGGAGCATCCTCAGGCAGGACCCCGATGTGTTGATGGTGGGGGAAATCCGTGATGGCGAAACGGCGAAAATCGCCTGCCAAGCAGCCAATACCGGGCACATGGTTTTTTCCACGATCCACGCCAACGATACCTTCACTGCGTTATTTCGACTGCTGGACTTGGGAGTGGAGCCGTTCGTTGTTTCGACGTCGATCACGGCGATCCTGGGGCAACGTCTCGTGCGGAAATTGTGCCCCGACTGCAAAGAAGCTTATAAGCCCAGCACAGAATTGCTCAAAAAAGCAAACCTGGCTCCCGGTAAAATCGAAGCCTTTTATCGCCCCCCCACAAATCCGCAATACGAATGCCCTTCGTGCAACGGCCTAGGATTTCGTGGCCGGATTGGGGTGTTCGAATTGTTGGTGATCACTGATCGCATCCGAGACATGATTCGCGAAAATCCTTCGATGTCCGCCATCAAAGCCGAGGCGCGCAAAGAGGGGATACTCTACATGCAGGAAGAAGGACTGCGACTGGTGGTCCATGGTGCAACCTCGATGCAAGAATTACTGCGCGTCATCAAATAG
- a CDS encoding CvpA family protein: MELLFNGLLLLVFGIVTWCVASEGAWGAGIILLCVVFSGLLAMNFFEPLAIGLDGMLPAGYADIVALCLLFTGFVSLLRVATEWIAPIDIELPAPVYQAGRWGFAVITGYVTMAFLLTALHTAPLPREFAGFKPERKNLLNMAAPDRQWLGFTQYVSEHALRNSVAGRRRVFDGLELRRFGRPNDTLWAAFPIRYATRRELISGAASSSSSGNTLSAGGGSSGGGSSSGPPKRGTGM, encoded by the coding sequence ATGGAATTGTTGTTCAACGGACTACTGTTGTTGGTCTTCGGCATCGTCACTTGGTGCGTCGCCAGTGAAGGCGCCTGGGGCGCCGGCATTATCCTGCTGTGCGTCGTCTTTTCCGGACTGCTGGCGATGAACTTCTTCGAACCGCTGGCCATCGGCCTGGATGGCATGTTGCCGGCCGGTTATGCCGATATCGTGGCTCTGTGTCTGCTGTTTACCGGCTTTGTTTCGCTGCTGCGCGTGGCTACCGAATGGATTGCCCCCATCGATATCGAACTTCCCGCGCCAGTCTATCAAGCGGGGCGGTGGGGCTTCGCGGTCATCACCGGTTATGTGACGATGGCCTTTCTACTGACCGCCTTGCACACAGCGCCGTTGCCGCGGGAGTTTGCCGGATTCAAACCGGAGCGAAAAAACCTGCTCAATATGGCTGCCCCCGACCGTCAATGGTTGGGATTTACGCAATATGTCTCTGAGCACGCATTGCGTAACAGCGTCGCGGGTCGCCGCCGCGTGTTCGACGGCTTGGAATTACGCCGTTTCGGACGTCCCAACGATACCCTGTGGGCCGCATTTCCGATCCGCTATGCCACCCGCCGCGAACTGATTTCCGGCGCCGCGTCTAGCAGTTCATCGGGCAACACCCTGAGCGCCGGCGGCGGTTCAAGCGGGGGAGGCAGCAGTAGCGGCCCCCCCAAACGCGGCACCGGGATGTAA
- a CDS encoding TlpA family protein disulfide reductase: MAATGEKVRELSVRASIPSNEDSPLGNFALGMCSSRESRFEFWFPPGAYGFEVFGLDPPGLELAKPHAIKLTEDQREFDCGVFDLIPKPRRNNEIEKAKQAGEWHDFTQKYGQQCPTWHVVDARGIPKDAQAEHFRGKWVLVYFWSPSCAPCMGRTLPKLHKFYEAHQKQRDRFEIVSICVDMEGKLKSMADFDLLMKPIVKAVWNGKALPFPVLLDNSYETMKRFGVEYFGTMLLIDPKGRLVQGDQSTLETMLSKEQQTKTSSPK; this comes from the coding sequence GTGGCGGCGACAGGTGAGAAGGTTCGTGAACTCTCGGTCAGGGCTAGCATTCCATCCAACGAAGATTCTCCCTTGGGGAACTTTGCGCTCGGTATGTGTTCTTCGAGGGAATCTCGTTTTGAGTTTTGGTTTCCACCTGGCGCGTATGGGTTCGAGGTTTTCGGTCTCGATCCGCCGGGTCTGGAATTAGCCAAGCCCCACGCGATCAAACTGACGGAAGACCAGCGTGAGTTTGACTGTGGAGTGTTCGATCTTATTCCAAAACCAAGGAGGAATAATGAGATCGAGAAAGCCAAACAGGCAGGAGAATGGCACGATTTCACACAAAAGTACGGTCAGCAATGCCCCACTTGGCATGTTGTCGATGCACGGGGAATACCCAAAGACGCGCAGGCGGAACATTTTCGCGGCAAATGGGTGCTGGTCTATTTCTGGTCGCCATCATGCGCGCCTTGTATGGGGAGAACGCTTCCCAAACTCCACAAGTTTTACGAGGCCCACCAAAAACAACGTGACCGCTTCGAAATCGTTTCCATCTGCGTCGACATGGAAGGCAAGTTGAAATCGATGGCCGATTTCGATCTCCTGATGAAACCGATCGTGAAGGCAGTCTGGAACGGAAAAGCTCTGCCGTTTCCCGTGCTGTTGGACAATTCCTACGAGACAATGAAACGTTTTGGAGTGGAATATTTTGGGACGATGCTGTTGATTGATCCGAAAGGCCGTTTGGTTCAAGGCGATCAGTCAACGCTTGAAACCATGCTTAGCAAGGAGCAGCAAACCAAGACCTCGTCACCGAAGTAA
- a CDS encoding type 1 glutamine amidotransferase, producing the protein MNLAENLRYLLLQVRNANDPMQTHEVESFSRVLGVSPERISVHDMLNSRPSPSTTEQADMVLLGGSGHYSAAGEGEWLMRALDYLRQLHAAGKPTFASCWGFQAMARAMGGEVIKDLQRAEVGTHTLTLTAAGRADPIFGPLGETFYGQMGHEDCVTRLPANAVLLASSRRVENQAYCFADAPIYCTQFHPELNRNDLLARVKTYPEYVERIENIPPEHFGELCRDTLETEQLLPRFVEHVFGGG; encoded by the coding sequence ATGAACCTTGCCGAAAACCTTCGCTATCTGTTGCTCCAGGTCCGGAATGCGAATGATCCGATGCAGACCCACGAAGTCGAAAGTTTTTCGCGGGTCCTGGGGGTCTCACCGGAACGGATTTCCGTGCACGACATGCTCAACAGCCGTCCGTCGCCTTCAACCACCGAGCAAGCGGATATGGTTCTGTTGGGGGGTAGCGGGCATTATTCGGCCGCCGGCGAAGGGGAATGGCTGATGCGGGCCTTGGATTATCTCCGCCAATTGCATGCCGCGGGCAAGCCGACCTTCGCCTCCTGTTGGGGATTTCAGGCCATGGCTCGTGCTATGGGGGGAGAAGTGATCAAGGACCTGCAGCGGGCCGAGGTCGGTACGCACACCCTAACATTGACCGCAGCAGGCCGGGCCGATCCGATTTTTGGTCCGCTGGGGGAAACATTCTATGGCCAGATGGGGCACGAAGATTGTGTGACGCGTTTGCCCGCAAACGCCGTGCTGTTGGCCTCATCCAGGCGGGTGGAGAATCAGGCATACTGTTTTGCGGATGCGCCGATTTATTGCACGCAGTTTCACCCGGAACTGAATCGCAACGACCTGTTGGCCCGCGTCAAAACCTATCCGGAATACGTCGAACGGATCGAAAACATTCCGCCGGAACATTTCGGCGAATTGTGCCGCGACACGTTGGAAACCGAACAACTGCTGCCACGATTTGTCGAGCATGTCTTCGGCGGTGGGTGA